A genomic window from Salvia miltiorrhiza cultivar Shanhuang (shh) chromosome 5, IMPLAD_Smil_shh, whole genome shotgun sequence includes:
- the LOC131025536 gene encoding uncharacterized protein LOC131025536 has product MTRRKDLTSEERQVVALFLLRNSAGGKLNYGTQKAAMLKWGCCRSSIARLWKAAKEEQAQGQLICVQSKKINKVRRKRVHIDLDLISSLELHKRGTIRRLATGINCSKSTVGRWISRGLIRAHSSAIRPDLTAPNKLLRLKFSLEQIEYDRICMALKFKPMHNVVHIDEKSFYITKTNHKFYLTPQETEPHRTCKSKKFITKVMFMCAVCRPIFDTDGSVLFDGKIGIFPFTEMVPAKRSSKNRQAGTLKEKTIQSITKEVIKDCIINKVWMSNDKYYSSNKGKMACKTIFIQQDNAKPHIKDSDPDFRAAATADGFDIRIVHQPPNSPDTNINDLGWFRAIQSLQVQSVCSNVEDLVKAVQISFNELSLNTLNAVFLSLQGCLTEIMKVRGQNSYKLPHMKKGVLARQDALPLTLEVPKQLVEECIQYLLDKGVVEGIPQLKEALGIDTCSIRSMEAAMLIETACIG; this is encoded by the exons atgacTAGAAGAAAAGATTTAACAAGTGAAGAAAGGCAAGTTGTTGCACTCTTCCTTCTTCGCAACAGTGCAGGCGGCAAGCTGAACTACGGCACTCAAAAGGCTGCCATGTTGAAGTGGGGCTGCTGTAGGAGTTCGATCGCTCGTCTATGGAAGGCTGCAAAGGAAGAACAAGCACAAGGTCAATTAATATGTGTTCAAAGTAAAAAAATCAACAAGGTTAGAAGGAAAAGAGTTCATATCGATTTAGATTTAATTTCAAGTTTGGAATTGCACAAAAGAGGAACAATTAGAAGGCTAGCAACAGGTATCAACTGCTCGAAGTCAACAGTGGGTAGATGGATATCAAGAGGGCTGATCAGAGCTCATTCAAGTGCTATCCGACCTGATTTGACAGCCCCCAACAAGCTATTACGGCTTAAGTTCTCTCTTGAACAGATTGAGTATGATAGAATATGCATGGCCCTAAAGTTTAAGCCTATGCACAATGTAGTGCATATTGATGAGAAGTCGTTCTATATCACCAAGACAAACCACAAATTTTACTTAACACCACAAGAAACTGAACCACATCGCACATGTAAGAGTAAGAAGTTCATCACTAAGGTTATGTTTATGTGTGCGGTGTGTAGACCAATTTTCGACACAGATGGGAGTGTGTTGTTTGATGGCAAAATAGGAATCTTTCCTTTCACTGAGATGGTGCCAGCCAAGAGATCAAGCAAGAACAGGCAGGCTGGAACATTAAAAGAGAAGACAATTCAGTCCATCACTAAAGAAGTGATCAAGGACTGCATCATCAATAAGGTATGGATGTCAAATGACAAAT ATTATTCCAGCAATAAAGGCAAAATGGCCTGCAAAACAATCTTCATTCAACAAGATAATGCTAAGCCGCATATTAAAGACAGTGATCCAGATTTTAGGGCTGCTGCAACAGCCGATGGCTTTGATATTAGGATTGTCCATCAACCTCCAAATAGCCCTGACACCAACATCAATGACTTGGGTTGGTTTAGGGCTATTCAAAGCTTGCAAGTGCAATCAGTTTGCTCAAACGTGGAAGATTTAGTTAAAGCAGTTCAGATTTCATTCAATGAGCTAAGTCTTAATACATTGAATGCTGTTTTCTTGAGTTTACAGGGTTGCTTAACTGAGATAATGAAAGTGAGAGGGCAAAACAGTTACAAGCTCCCACATATGAAGAAGGGAGTGCTTGCAAGACAAGATGCACTTCCATTGACTTTGGAAGTGCCAAAACAGCTAGTGGAAGAGTGCATTCAGTACTTGCTTGACAAAGGAGTAGTTGAAGGTATTCCCCAACTGAAAGAAGCTTTGGGAATAGACACTTGTAGTATTAGATCAATGGAGGCTGCCATGTTGATTGAGACTGCCTGCATTGGTTAG
- the LOC130986150 gene encoding uncharacterized protein LOC130986150 isoform X1: protein MIVVDEMGDKIQATISTGLKNKFFDLLKEGQIYVFENFQAIKNNPSFQYAKINHQCRIGFDLATNVSEPKEFVEIVKYGFQFVPFKEIQSHDSMFVLDILGEVKNDTITIEWADFKGRKASKCDVTLEDAYGTQVTCVLWESFADELKSFMESKKNEDKEPVLVALQFAKISTFKGKTFISTMKHATRFFISPEIQQVKEFILRRGTGNLLSCSITNISSSGGEFKSEDWLNGSLARTIKQMVNSDEVGTYICKGTIRDIHPTESWFYEACGNDRCYKGIAKGSKVGDQCKKCKRPIGSIHIRYLMKVLINDDDDDMEQATYFTLFEDCALYFLKKTANQLMEEMENETGDRNGTPEALTIMLDRQCLFKVEVGTRFGDRTYTVKKITEDVDIMANFSKLCPDEEVASRYKGSTNFTEKNANEKDHIEVIEESCSNSTSTQITPQKRSPNDLYRDHTGGDDLQLSSTKILKK, encoded by the exons ATGATTGTAGTGGATGAAATG GGTGACAAAATTCAAGCTACAATCTCTACGGGGTTGAAAAACAAGTTTTTTGATCTACTAAAAGAGGGccaaatttatgtttttgaaAACTTTCAAGCTATCAAAAATAATCCAAGCTTTCAATATGCCAAAATCAATCATCAATGTAGGATCGGCTTTGATCTTGCTACTAATGTGTCGGAACCTAAGGAGTTTGTGGAAATTGTGAAATATGGATTCCAATTTGTACCTTTCAAGGAAATACAATCGCATGATAGCATGTTTGTTTTGG ATATTCTCGGCGAGGTCAAGAACGACACAATTACAATAGAATGGGCGGACTTCAAAGGTAGAAAAGCCAGCAAATGTGACGTCACATTGGAAGATGCATA TGGAACACAAGTAACTTGTGTGTTGTGGGAGTCTTTTGCTGATGAACTAAAGTCTTTTATGGAGTCCAAGAAAAATGAAGACAAAGAGCCCGTTCTCGTGGCTTTGCAATTTGCGAAGATATCAACTTTCAAAG GGAAAACCTTCATTTCCACAATGAAGCATGCAACTCGGTTCTTTATCAGTCCGGAAATCCAACAGGTCAAAGAGTTTATTCTTAG GCGTGGGACTGGAAATCTATTGAGTTGTTCTATCACAAACATTTCGAGTAGTGGTGGAGAATTTAAAAGTGAGGATTGGTTGAATGGTTCTCTCGCGAGAACCATTAAGCAGATGGTTAACTCGGATGAG gttGGTACCTATATATGCAAGGGGACTATTAGAGACATTCATCCTACGGAATCATGGTTCTATGAAGCATGCGGGAATGATAGATGCTATAAAGGTATTGCAAAAGGAAGTAAAGTCGGAGACCAATGCAAAAAGTGCAAGCGTCCGATTGGGTCAATCCATATAAG ATATTTGATGAAGGTACTCataaatgatgatgatgatgacatGGAGCAGGCAACATACTTTACATTATTTGAAGATTGTGctctttattttcttaaaaaaactGCTAACCAACTCATGGAGGAGATGGAGAATGAG ACTGGAGATAGGAATGGAACCCCTGAGGCACTCACCATCATGCTTGATAGACAATGTCTTTTTAAAGTTGAAGTGGGTACGAGGTTTGGTGATCGGACATATACTGTGAAGAAAATAACTGAAGATGTTGATATTATGGCAAATTTTTCTAAGCTTTGTCCTGATGAG GAAGTCGCCTCAAGATACAAGGGTTCTACCAATTTCACTGAGAAAAATGCAAATGAAAAg gaTCATATAGAGGTGATTGAAGAATCGTGTTCCAATTCTACGAGCACTCAAATCACTCCACAGAAAAGAAGTCCTAATGACCTGTACAGAGATCATACTGGCGGTGATGATTTACAATTGTCATCAACAAAGATCTTGAAGAAGTAG
- the LOC130986150 gene encoding uncharacterized protein LOC130986150 isoform X2 has protein sequence MDSNLYLSRKYNRMIACLFWNDTITIEWADFKGRKASKCDVTLEDAYGTQVTCVLWESFADELKSFMESKKNEDKEPVLVALQFAKISTFKGKTFISTMKHATRFFISPEIQQVKEFILRRGTGNLLSCSITNISSSGGEFKSEDWLNGSLARTIKQMVNSDEVGTYICKGTIRDIHPTESWFYEACGNDRCYKGIAKGSKVGDQCKKCKRPIGSIHIRYLMKVLINDDDDDMEQATYFTLFEDCALYFLKKTANQLMEEMENETGDRNGTPEALTIMLDRQCLFKVEVGTRFGDRTYTVKKITEDVDIMANFSKLCPDEEVASRYKGSTNFTEKNANEKDHIEVIEESCSNSTSTQITPQKRSPNDLYRDHTGGDDLQLSSTKILKK, from the exons ATGGATTCCAATTTGTACCTTTCAAGGAAATACAATCGCATGATAGCATGTTTGTTTTGG AACGACACAATTACAATAGAATGGGCGGACTTCAAAGGTAGAAAAGCCAGCAAATGTGACGTCACATTGGAAGATGCATA TGGAACACAAGTAACTTGTGTGTTGTGGGAGTCTTTTGCTGATGAACTAAAGTCTTTTATGGAGTCCAAGAAAAATGAAGACAAAGAGCCCGTTCTCGTGGCTTTGCAATTTGCGAAGATATCAACTTTCAAAG GGAAAACCTTCATTTCCACAATGAAGCATGCAACTCGGTTCTTTATCAGTCCGGAAATCCAACAGGTCAAAGAGTTTATTCTTAG GCGTGGGACTGGAAATCTATTGAGTTGTTCTATCACAAACATTTCGAGTAGTGGTGGAGAATTTAAAAGTGAGGATTGGTTGAATGGTTCTCTCGCGAGAACCATTAAGCAGATGGTTAACTCGGATGAG gttGGTACCTATATATGCAAGGGGACTATTAGAGACATTCATCCTACGGAATCATGGTTCTATGAAGCATGCGGGAATGATAGATGCTATAAAGGTATTGCAAAAGGAAGTAAAGTCGGAGACCAATGCAAAAAGTGCAAGCGTCCGATTGGGTCAATCCATATAAG ATATTTGATGAAGGTACTCataaatgatgatgatgatgacatGGAGCAGGCAACATACTTTACATTATTTGAAGATTGTGctctttattttcttaaaaaaactGCTAACCAACTCATGGAGGAGATGGAGAATGAG ACTGGAGATAGGAATGGAACCCCTGAGGCACTCACCATCATGCTTGATAGACAATGTCTTTTTAAAGTTGAAGTGGGTACGAGGTTTGGTGATCGGACATATACTGTGAAGAAAATAACTGAAGATGTTGATATTATGGCAAATTTTTCTAAGCTTTGTCCTGATGAG GAAGTCGCCTCAAGATACAAGGGTTCTACCAATTTCACTGAGAAAAATGCAAATGAAAAg gaTCATATAGAGGTGATTGAAGAATCGTGTTCCAATTCTACGAGCACTCAAATCACTCCACAGAAAAGAAGTCCTAATGACCTGTACAGAGATCATACTGGCGGTGATGATTTACAATTGTCATCAACAAAGATCTTGAAGAAGTAG